One stretch of Pigmentiphaga aceris DNA includes these proteins:
- a CDS encoding efflux transporter outer membrane subunit, whose protein sequence is MRAASATVPFILAISLLSACTVGPDYRRAELTAPDTFMGTQAVAQRAAASHADLAKWWEGFDDPLLTKLVLRALDENLDVAQAVTRVAQSRASLQSANAALLPAGDVSAQSTRARQSLETPLGRVLNATPGFDRDGELHEANLGARWEIDVFGGLDRNQEAARAQFQASQAGVAGARLMVAAQTADTYVAVRGLQSRIAIARQQVETQRRLLAVVKLQFQAGVAAELQMRQAEGALSQVQASIPGLENGLEAGMNALDVLLGAQPGTYRAELQTPAAIPSAPAIAHAGGPADLIRRRPDLIIAERRVAASNARIGAAMSEYYPKFSISGLLGFAGTSSGNLGNGSTLQAQGTFGLRWRLFDFGRVDAEIAAARGQNAEALVAYRQSALRASEDVENAFTALVKRETEERLLADGEQALARARDVSMKAYQGGVVSLIEVLDADSRLLRTRDARAQAQAEASRAAVASFRALGGGWNVNGDTPSDS, encoded by the coding sequence ATCTCCTTGCTGAGCGCCTGCACCGTTGGCCCTGACTATCGCCGAGCTGAACTCACTGCACCAGACACGTTCATGGGCACCCAGGCGGTGGCCCAACGTGCAGCGGCATCCCACGCCGACCTGGCCAAGTGGTGGGAAGGATTCGATGACCCTTTGTTGACGAAGCTGGTGTTGCGGGCGCTGGACGAAAATCTGGATGTTGCGCAGGCCGTCACGCGTGTCGCACAGTCACGAGCGTCCTTGCAATCAGCCAATGCTGCGCTGTTGCCAGCGGGTGATGTCAGTGCACAGTCCACCCGCGCCCGCCAGTCACTGGAAACGCCACTTGGCCGTGTATTGAATGCCACCCCTGGCTTCGACCGAGACGGTGAATTGCACGAAGCCAACCTAGGGGCGCGCTGGGAAATCGATGTATTCGGTGGGCTGGACCGCAATCAGGAAGCTGCACGCGCGCAGTTCCAGGCATCCCAGGCAGGTGTGGCCGGTGCGCGTCTGATGGTGGCGGCCCAGACGGCCGATACCTATGTCGCGGTGCGCGGCCTGCAGTCGCGCATTGCCATCGCCAGGCAACAGGTCGAGACACAGCGCCGACTGCTTGCCGTCGTGAAACTGCAGTTTCAGGCGGGCGTCGCGGCGGAACTGCAAATGCGCCAGGCGGAAGGTGCTCTGTCGCAGGTCCAGGCGAGCATTCCCGGGCTGGAAAATGGCCTGGAAGCCGGCATGAACGCGCTGGATGTATTGCTTGGCGCACAGCCCGGCACCTACCGGGCCGAGCTTCAGACACCTGCGGCAATTCCGTCCGCTCCCGCCATTGCCCATGCAGGCGGGCCGGCAGACCTGATCCGACGCCGTCCCGACCTGATCATTGCCGAGCGTCGCGTGGCGGCATCCAACGCCCGGATCGGCGCGGCAATGTCCGAGTACTACCCGAAGTTTTCCATCAGCGGCCTGCTGGGCTTTGCAGGCACCAGCAGCGGCAACCTGGGTAACGGCAGCACCTTGCAGGCACAAGGCACGTTCGGCTTGCGCTGGCGCTTGTTCGATTTCGGACGGGTCGACGCCGAGATTGCGGCAGCGCGCGGCCAGAACGCGGAAGCATTGGTGGCCTACCGACAATCTGCCCTGCGCGCCTCCGAAGATGTGGAAAACGCATTCACTGCCTTGGTCAAACGGGAGACTGAGGAGCGCCTGCTGGCTGATGGCGAACAGGCCTTGGCCCGCGCCCGGGACGTCTCGATGAAGGCTTATCAGGGCGGCGTGGTCAGCCTTATTGAAGTGTTGGACGCCGACAGCCGGCTTTTGCGGACGCGCGATGCCCGCGCGCAGGCTCAGGCTGAAGCATCGCGTGCCGCAGTCGCCTCGTTCCGGGCATTGGGCGGCGGATGGAATGTAAACGGTGACACACCAAGTGATTCATGA